AAGGAATACAAAGAATCAAATAATCATATCtataatcaaatttaatgaTAGATTTACAGCCAAAGTTCAAATTAGTTACCTACCCACAACTTCAATTGTTACAGTTGTGTCAAAGAAGCGATAGGTTCCTTTTCCAACATTCTCAGGATCCACCCAGGGATAAAGCGTCTGACTGTGATCAGACCAGGTCACTGGTTCGATCATCAGACTGCATTGCCGATTGTATGAAGAGCTAGATACATGTGTTCTTCCTTTAAATTGGTCCAAGACATTACCCGGATACCAGTTGTCATAAACTAAAGGATATCCACTGCTTTCATATTTGTACCACACTATACGATCTGGTCTTTTAGGTGGATATTTAGAGTAATCATAACTGCAAGGGATAACAAGACAGGAACCCTTCAATGCTTTGATATTTCTTGGCATTGTTACACGCCAAGCACCGGAGCTGCAGAAAATACACCCTGCAAGAGTACCATGAGaaagattaaaatataaaacacataaacacacacacacgtagacacacacaaacgtgtgtgtctgtgtgtgtgtgtgtgtgtattgccaTACCTAGAATATAGAAGTGCAGGAAAAATTCTCCAAATCCAGACatcttatgaatgatatcacaTTCCTGAAATACATATGAAATTGCCATCTTAACATTATTCACCGTACAGAAATAATTCTGAAGTTTGTTTCTAAAGGTTCCTAAAATGTAGAATTCTGAAGTTAATGTAGAAGTCAGATGATTTTCCATGAAGTTGATGATAGAGTCAAccagtaaaaacacaaacaataaacaaataaataaaaaaaaccagcCCCAAACTATGAAGCATAATGTATTCGTTGAAGAGAAacattttttcctgcttctctgatttaaaaagatcacaggaaaaaaaaaaaaactcagaaaatccAAGAGACCatttgataaaataattaatattaatcttgatagcactttctattacagctcAATAACAATGTGGTGGtagtcagtgttaattttgacagcaaattttgatttagtttcatTCATAGGCTTTtgaagaaaatgtaatttagttttagtcataatttagtcatctgaatagttttagtatTCATCAACTAATTAGCATAAGAATATAGTTGATTCAGTCGAGTAAAATATaaggtgtaaaatgtaaatgctttttcttcagttccctcaaattagtcattatacacacttacacaaaattaaacatttattaaaagtcatggaatattattaataaaattattaactgCCCTGCACATtatagcgtttcacctgcttcccacccacctgatcattaacaccaccttactgaggtAATACGAGCATTTtgcagcaggacacgctctgaaaggtagaGGGCAGTGTGCCTTGAGGACGcatttctctaaacacaaacgctaaactgggaaagtATTCAAGATTCAgtgttttattgtcatatgcACAGTAAAGAAACATTGTTTCCCTGTACAGTGAAATTCTTACTCTGCTGCCCACACTGGATGTTAGAACACCAAgaaaatagataaaaataaacatgcaattataatattaataaaattataataataacatattttagtgtaatcttcacctactttaaatagcatactctttgctgaatcacctgtattcacattactcactttatttgtttttagaaattcgctagcttagctcagctagtagcttagcccttagccgactcactaccagcatggcttcttctcctgtctctcctgcactttcctgctctgggtgtcacatgtttagttactcctcggcctcctttagcagtaacggtacttgtaataaatgtagtctgtttgtagctctggaggccaggctttctgaactggagactcggctccgcaccctggaaaatcctacatctagccaggcccctgtagcgggtgcggaccatggtagcttagccgccgttagctcccccccagcagatcccgagcagcagggaaaacaggccagctgggtgacggtgaggaggaagcgtagtcctaagcagaagccccgggtacaccaccaacctgttcacgtctctaaccgtttttctccactcggcgacacacccgccgaggaacaaactctggttattggcgactctgttttgagaaacgtgaagctagagacaccagcgaccatagtcaaatgtcttccaggggccagagcaggcgacattcatggaaatttgaaactgctggctaaggctaatcgtagatttggtaagatcgttattcacgtcggcagtaatgacacccggttacgccaatcggaggtcactaaaattaatattgactcggtgtgtaactttgcaaaaacgatgtcggactctgtagttttctctgggcccctccccaatcagaccaggagccacatgtttagccgcatgttctccttgaatcgctggctgtctgagtggtgtccaaaaaatgacgtgggcttcatagataattggcaaagtttctggggaaaacctggtcttgttaggagagacggcatccatcccactttggatggagcagctctcatttctagaaatctggccaaatttattaaccctcctaaaaactgactacccagggttgagaccaggaagcagagttgcagtcttacacgcctctctgcagcttctctcctcctgccatccccccaaaaccccatccccatagagtcggtgcctgctcccagaccaccaaacaccaaagctaaaatcagcaaaaagctatttaagcataaaaattcaaaaacaataaataatacagcttcatcaactgcaccaaaaaataaaacaattaaatgtggattgttaaacattaggtctctctcttccaagtccctattagtaaatgatttaataattgatcaacgtattgatttattctgccttacagaaacctggttacagcaggatgaatatgttagtttaaatgaatcaacacccccgagtcacagtaactgtcagaatgctcgaagcacaggtcgaggaggaggattagctgcaatcttcaattccagcttattaattaatcaaagacccagacaaagttttcattcttttgaaagcctgactcttagtcttgtccatcctaattgggaaaatcaaaaagctgttttatttgttattatctatcgtccacctggtccctactcagagtttctgtctgatttctcagactttttatctgatttagtgctcagttcagataaaataattatagtgggtgattttaacatccatgtagatgctgagaatgacagcctcaacactgcatttaatctattgttagattcaattggcttctctcaaaatgtaaaggagcccacccaccactttaatcatactctggatcttgtcctaacatatggcatagaaactgaagacctaacagtattccctgaaagccccctcctgtctgatcatttcttagtaacatttacatttactttaatggattacacagcagtggggaataagttttattacagtaaaagtctttctgaaagtgctgtaactaagtttaaggatctaattccttcattgttatgctcttcagtgccatgtgccaacacagtgcagagcagctacctaaactctgctcccagtgaggtcgattatctcgtcaatagttttacatcctcactgcgtatacctttggatactgtggctcctctgaaaaggaaagcttcaaatcagaagtgcctgactccgtggtataattcacaaacgcacagcttaaagcagataacccgaaagctggagagggaatggcgtctcactaaattagaagatgctcatttagcctggaaaaagagtttgttgctctataaaaaagccctccgtaaagctaggacatcttactattcatcattaattgaagaaaataagaacaaccccaggtttcttttcagcactgtagccaggctgacaaagagtcagagctctgtagagccgagtattcctttcacgttaactagtagtgacttcatggatttctttacaaataaaattttagacattcaagaaaaaattattcataaccatctcaaagattattcttcatgttcggctgctttcagcactgctggtatttgtttagactcttttgctccagttgatctttcagagttaacttcaatagttacttcctccaaaccagcaacatgtttgttagatcccattcctactagactgttcaaagaagtctttccaattattgatgcttcaatcttaaaaatgatcaatcagtctttattagttggctatgtaccacagaccttcaaggtggctgtaattaaacctctgcttaaaaagccatcacttgacccagctgtcttagctaattataggccaatctccaaccttccttttctctcaaagattcttgaaagagtagttgtaaaacagctaactgatcatctgcagaggaacggtttatttgaagagtttcagtcaggtttcagaattcatcacagtacagaaacagcattagtgaaggttacaaatgatcttcttagagcctctgacagtggactcatctctgttcttgtcctgttggacctcagtgcagcttttgatactgttgaccataacattttattacagagattagagcttgctataggtattaaaggtactgcactgcagtggtttgaatcatatttatctcatagactccaatttgttcatgtaaatggggagtcttcttcacacactaaggttaattatggagttccacagggttctgtgctaggaccaattttatttacattatacatgcttcccttaggcagtattattagaaagcactgcatcaattttcattgttatgcagatgatactcagctttacctatcaatgaagccagatgacacacatcaattagttaaactgcaggaatgtcttaaagatattaaggcctggatgacctctaatttcctgcttctaaattcagataaaactgaaattcttgttctcggccccacaaatcttagaaacatggtgtctaaccagatacttactctggatggcattactttggcctccagtaacactgtgagaaatcttggagtcatttttgaccaggatatgtccttcaatgcacatattaaacaaataagtaggaccgcttttttgcatttgcgcaatatttctaaaattagaaacatcctttctcagagtgatactgaaaagctaatccatgcatttattacttctagggtggactattgtaattcattattatcaggctgtcctaaaagctttctgaaaagccttcagctgatccaaaatgctgcagctagagtactgacagggactagaaagagagagcatatttctcccatattggcttctcttcattggctccctgttaaatctagaatagaatataaaatccttctcctcacatacatggtcttgaataatcaggccccatcttatctcaaagacctcatagtcccatatcaccccaacagaacactttgctctcagactgctggcttacttgtggttcctaggatacttaagagtagaatgggaggcagagccttcagctttcaggcgcctcttctgtggaaccagcttccagcttggattcgggagacagacaccctctctatttttaagattaggcttaaaactttcctttatgataaagcttatagttagggctggatcaggtgactctgaaccatcccttagttatgctgctataggcctagtctgctggggggttcacataatgcactgtttctcattcaccttatttactttgtttatactccactctgcatttaatcattaattgatattaatctctggctctcttccacagcatgtctttctctcccctcagcccaaccggtcgcggcagatgactgcccctccctgagcctggttctgctggaggtttcttcctgttaaaagggagtttttcctttccactgtcgccaagtgcttgctcatagggggtcgttttgactgttgggttttctctgtattattgtagggtctttacccacaatacaaagcaccttgaggctacagtttgttgtgatttggcgctatataaataaaattgaattgaattgaattgaattaataaaaataaataagtctcTCTGAATAACAAATTATGTACATTGTGCATATGTGCTATATTGCAATAGTCCGTGTAGAAATGGTCTGAACATACAACTGCAGCTGTATGCAGACAGGTAAACAGTGACAGAAGTGCAGTGGTGTCTATGAGGAAGTTTCCAGCTCAGCCGTTTAAGAGTCTAATGGCCGTGGGAAAGAAAGAGTGGGAAAGAAGTATGGGGCTATTATTATAGCAAAAGTGGAGATTTGTGTGTGCTTAAGTGAATCTGTCTGTAACTGGATCCACGTGTGTGCATCGTGATCTGTATtttgatctgtgtgtctgtaatcagatttgtaaatggGCAAAGAAATCTGCAGCGTATATATTAATGGTTGAAAAGTCTTATGGCCGGTTTCCcgttcatggattaagcatggtcctagactaaaaggaaaaagtcaatgaagaccacaataggaaaaaatatttattccaGGATTAGACTTAATCCCTGTACGGTATAGTGATGGGTCGGGCacgaacgatccggctctaagagccggctctttgaagtgaacgatggaagccggctcctgatagtgagccgtgtggtttttcttttcgttcgtttcctttttttttttttttttttttttagtggaagCCGCActtgattggttaagatgaatggtagcatatgatcgtctacactgagcgggaggggagggtccacggacacaccgcacagtgagtaaacaaacaccagagagggaggggctcctgcaacaGGAAAGGACagaacagggcaggtcatcaggcaggagaaacaggatcaactcctcaaaggcccttgttttttctgatttccaatcttttgttttataatttatatttcgAGCACTCTATTACATactgagtatataaagaaatgtttgatataggcctaatgtatgtttttacattagtaattcatttgacacttttttttttttttaaattaaaatctaaggagccctttgggagccgaaagagccggctcttctttgggagccgagcctaaagagccggaattcccatcactagtacgggaaactgggccataaagtttttctcaagtcactgaaaacacacacgtcAGGCCGCCCAGCTTTACAATTGGCTCTTTTTACACACGTGACTTCTGCCGCCGCAGAATCTGTGACAGGGCTCTTTCACCCTCAGACAGGCTCACAGGCGGGTTGCGTTCAGGTCTGCTGGGACTTATTACTCGGTTAAACAGCGTCACATTAGCTTGCTGGTAGCGGTGGCTGTGCCGATGCAAGGCTGGTTCAGATGGACACTTTACTGGATTCACTACATGCTAACTATAAGtacctctttctgtttgttGAGTAGCTTCATCAGCAGCTCGTTTTGGAGCCGTGTGAAAAATCAAATGCAGCTGGAATGGAGACTGGAACTGGAACAGCTGATTTCTCAGCCAGCTGAAGCAGTTAGCTAAAACTGACTGTGTAGGAGTCAGTGGAGGATCTGATCAGCAGAGGCAGACTAGGATATGACTGATGTAAAAATGGTCAAAGTGCTCAAAGCTTTATCACACTGAAGGAATTATGAAACATGAATAAGCAGAATAACTgttgaaggaaatgagtttttatgaagctttaaaTATAATCATGATatgcatttgattttattagtttatttgcctgagaaatctgtcttagactggaaaataAGCATAACTGATTAATGACACAGAAGCACATAATATTTGGTGTCAAGAACAGTGCGTTTGTtctgggtatgtctctatcCCTAACAGATTACCAATAACAGACACAAGTACTCTGTCTCGGCAATGGCCAgccactgatggagactacacaaaCAATAAAGGGAGACTCCGAGGTCATCTGAAGAAGCAGCTGctgttctctgttttccacattttgttttgtaaaatgatgtaaccaagacagataagctgtgactatatgaaattCTGAGCTGAACAAGAGTGTGTGAGTACTTCATGTCATATCCAGTACAACACTGGGCatgcagttctgacccagattaatctgtaaactgtgttaCATatggctaattaaatttaataattgggctccttattctgttgttttgtgtcattcctgttcgatataCGAACATGCAGAAACCAAGTAAAAATGACCGTGTTCTTAATTTTCAACACTGTGTATGGATGCCTCTGCGTCCAAAGCCCAGTCACAGTAAAATACAGAGGGATGCTTCTGTGCAGCAGTCTGTGACCTCTGTCAGTACTGACTGcaccatttatttaattatcaATAATACACTCAGATAATACTCAATTACAAGTAAGAGTCTGGCTTTCAGAAACAACTAAAGAATGCATCCATTATCAGCAGTACTTTATTAGTACTTTAAGCATTTCCAGAGCAAATTCCATCTTCAAACCAAGCAGCTCCCACTATGCAAACATCAGtgtcatcagaaaaaaaaaagcattttattattgtaaaatCTTTTCAAGGTCTTTCTTGGTGAAAAAGAAGGTTTGCAGACTCACCACCTCTGTCAGCAGATCCTCCAGCTGCAGTTTCATCTCCtccctgctcctgctgctgtgccTCCAAAAggaggtgcagaggtcagcatgATCCACTCACATACAGTCTCATGGAAATCTGCACTATATTTTGCACATTATCTCGAAGCAGTTTTCCATCACATAATAGATTGTACCATCATGTCATGTAAAATGATAAATAGACTAGGTActtttatagtgcttttctactgtaGCTGAGCACTAAAAACACTTCATGCAACAGCTGTATAAAACACAGCAGGCCATATGCAAGAACACAACTGTTAATGTTCAAGAACATGTCATAATCTTGTGTTTATTCATAAGTGTTCTACTGTGCAAAATATATGATGTAAACATGAACTTTACTGCTGCAAGTACACATGTAGAACTATCATGTCATATAttcagatgtaaataaaatgtaaagcacATTTCTGAGGATATTCAAACCATTGTACTTCTTTATGTGACCTTAACACTTGTTCCTTTTTATACAGAAACTGTACATCCCAGAAATTCAGTTCCTTGGAGTTCATGCTGACCTCAGCCCCAAGATCCACATTTTTCAGCAGTCCTAAAAGGTTAAACTCCTGAAGAAGTTTGAAGATTCATTTAAGCAGCAGTATCTAAAATCAAACCCTGTGCTACAGGCAGTGACCCTGCCTGAGTTGGGCTAACTGTAAGGTGTTTAATAGTAAAgagtttgattttttaaaagcatGTCGAGGCCCCGCGAGTCGACTGCCTTCACCATCAGCTCCTTGGGGGGAACTGCAGTTGCAGATGCTCCTGAGAGGCTGTTATAAAGACAGTGCAGACCTCGGAGACAGATCCTCTGTACTCAGGCATGCAACTCTGAACAT
This window of the Archocentrus centrarchus isolate MPI-CPG fArcCen1 chromosome 16, fArcCen1, whole genome shotgun sequence genome carries:
- the LOC115794018 gene encoding sialoadhesin-like, which encodes MSGFGEFFLHFYILGCIFCSSGAWRVTMPRNIKALKGSCLVIPCSYDYSKYPPKRPDRIVWYKYESSGYPLVYDNWYPGNVLDQFKGRTHVSSSSYNRQCSLMIEPVTWSDHSQTLYPWVDPENVGKGTYRFFDTTVTIEVVGTADKPVIDIFGIKKVGELHFRADYQLYFRRISERTSK